One part of the Deinococcus betulae genome encodes these proteins:
- a CDS encoding Glu/Leu/Phe/Val family dehydrogenase has product MRASGLNWQGLMEQLQQALPHCEVTDQSLAYFKYPKRTVSVNLPVRMDDGRIRVFKGYRTVHSTSRGPSMGGVRLREGVSAHECEVLAAITTLKTAVADLPLGGAKGGVDVDPGSLSPHELEGLTRRYTSELVELIGHNEDILAPDVGSDAQMMAWMLDTYAENTGTTSNGVVVGKPIPLGGSYGSKDARGRSAALVTARVLDTAGESLSRARVAVYGFGDVGRNAAQTLAAQGALVIAVSDQNGATFASAGLDLGALAEWRENKGTVAGFATDITPDEVTELDVDVLMLAYDYGTIHAGNAHAIRARYVAEATNRAVLPEAERFLIENGVKVIPDLIASIGGVIVNYLEWVQDASNFFWLEDEILAAIDLRVNAALDAVLATQRASQTDLRTAAYALALNRLHSATVMRGVYP; this is encoded by the coding sequence ATGCGGGCATCAGGACTCAACTGGCAGGGCCTTATGGAGCAACTCCAGCAGGCGCTGCCCCACTGCGAGGTCACCGACCAGTCCCTCGCGTATTTCAAGTATCCCAAGCGGACGGTCAGCGTCAATCTGCCGGTGCGGATGGACGACGGCCGCATTCGCGTCTTCAAGGGCTACCGCACCGTTCACAGCACCTCGCGTGGCCCCAGCATGGGCGGCGTGCGCCTGCGTGAGGGCGTCAGCGCCCACGAATGCGAGGTCCTGGCGGCGATCACCACCCTGAAGACCGCCGTGGCCGACCTGCCGCTGGGCGGGGCCAAGGGCGGCGTGGACGTGGACCCTGGGTCTCTCAGCCCACACGAACTGGAAGGCCTGACCCGGCGCTACACCAGCGAACTGGTGGAACTCATCGGCCACAACGAGGACATCCTGGCCCCCGACGTGGGCAGCGACGCCCAGATGATGGCCTGGATGCTCGACACCTACGCCGAGAACACCGGCACCACCAGCAACGGCGTGGTGGTGGGCAAGCCCATTCCGCTGGGCGGCAGCTACGGCAGCAAAGACGCCCGTGGCCGCAGCGCCGCCCTGGTGACCGCGCGCGTGCTGGACACCGCCGGCGAGAGCCTAAGCCGCGCCCGCGTGGCCGTGTACGGCTTTGGCGACGTGGGCCGCAATGCCGCGCAGACCCTGGCCGCGCAGGGCGCGCTGGTCATTGCGGTCAGCGACCAGAACGGCGCCACCTTTGCCAGCGCGGGGCTGGATCTGGGCGCCCTGGCCGAGTGGCGAGAGAACAAGGGCACCGTGGCGGGCTTTGCCACCGACATCACCCCGGATGAGGTGACCGAACTGGACGTGGACGTGCTGATGCTGGCCTACGACTACGGCACCATTCATGCTGGCAACGCCCACGCCATTCGCGCCCGGTACGTCGCAGAAGCCACCAACCGCGCCGTGCTGCCCGAAGCCGAGCGGTTCCTGATCGAGAACGGCGTCAAGGTCATTCCCGACCTGATTGCCAGCATCGGCGGCGTGATTGTCAATTACCTGGAGTGGGTGCAGGACGCCAGCAACTTCTTCTGGTTAGAAGACGAGATTCTGGCGGCCATTGACCTGCGCGTGAACGCCGCCTTAGACGCCGTGCTCGCCACCCAGCGCGCCAGTCAGACCGACCTGCGCACCGCCGCCTACGCGCTGGCCTTGAACCGCCTGCACAGCGCGACGGTCATGCGTGGGGTGTATCCATAA
- a CDS encoding polyprenyl synthetase family protein, producing the protein MTGVVALGVPDAAFEARLREVLRSRVEFIELIGDDLVAAGGKRVRPLLTYLAAQALGAHPGQPDWAGVRDLAVGAELLHSASLLHDDLIDDADTRRGHQAAFRRFGNVVSVMSGDFMLSRLLLLLSGLPASAELTRLFGTAASVICEGEVLQFQVAAYQDYAWEHYLQVIHGKTAALTELATAAPAALLGASAAHREALATYGREFGMAFQMQDDLLDLTGDEGRTGKPVGGDLREGKATAPTLYLLDGPHAAEVREVLERRAAQQGDVARVHLLAEQSGALQATRAEIARRSRLAADALSALPPSDARAALLDLATRERERSH; encoded by the coding sequence ATGACTGGCGTGGTGGCCCTGGGCGTGCCGGACGCGGCCTTTGAGGCGCGGCTGCGCGAGGTGCTGCGTTCGCGCGTGGAGTTCATAGAGCTGATTGGCGACGACCTGGTGGCCGCTGGTGGCAAGCGGGTGCGGCCCCTGCTGACCTACCTGGCCGCTCAGGCGCTGGGCGCCCATCCTGGCCAGCCCGACTGGGCCGGCGTGCGCGACCTGGCGGTGGGCGCCGAACTGCTGCACTCGGCGTCGCTGCTGCACGACGACCTGATTGACGACGCCGACACCCGCCGGGGACATCAGGCGGCGTTCCGGCGCTTTGGCAATGTGGTCAGCGTCATGAGCGGCGACTTCATGCTCTCGCGGCTGCTGCTGCTGCTCTCCGGCCTGCCGGCCAGCGCTGAACTGACGCGCCTGTTCGGCACGGCCGCCAGCGTCATTTGCGAGGGCGAGGTCCTGCAGTTTCAAGTCGCGGCCTACCAGGACTACGCCTGGGAGCACTACCTGCAAGTCATTCATGGCAAGACCGCCGCCCTAACCGAGCTGGCCACCGCCGCCCCCGCCGCGCTGCTGGGGGCCAGCGCCGCCCACCGCGAGGCCCTGGCCACTTACGGGCGCGAATTTGGGATGGCCTTTCAGATGCAAGACGACCTGCTGGACCTGACCGGCGACGAGGGCCGCACCGGCAAGCCCGTCGGCGGCGACCTGCGCGAGGGCAAAGCCACCGCGCCGACCCTCTACCTGCTAGACGGCCCCCACGCCGCCGAAGTGCGCGAAGTGCTGGAGCGCCGCGCCGCCCAGCAGGGTGACGTGGCGCGCGTGCATCTGCTGGCCGAACAGAGCGGCGCCCTCCAGGCCACCCGCGCCGAGATTGCGCGCCGCAGCCGCCTGGCCGCCGACGCCCTCTCTGCCCTCCCCCCCTCTGACGCCAGAGCCGCCCTGCTGGACTTGGCCACACGAGAGAGAGAAAGAAGCCACTGA
- a CDS encoding general stress protein, producing MESVVALFREPQQAQGALQALQQRGFDRDHLGFALTDVVAEDDIAQQTGVSPEAGAPGGSASVIKGALLGILGGLALTVPVWLILIVYPVTRIYQEGGLFGVLFGVLGGAGLGGLFGALAGSDHGDYVKLLRRMGVPAAQAEKFYQGLRGGHVMVIARDPNGARTDEALSLMRKFGAVKLDDVVGGGQLQSERTGNNGH from the coding sequence ATGGAAAGCGTCGTGGCTCTTTTCCGCGAACCTCAGCAGGCGCAGGGCGCCTTGCAGGCCCTGCAACAGCGCGGCTTTGACCGTGATCACCTGGGCTTTGCCCTGACCGACGTGGTGGCCGAAGACGATATTGCCCAGCAAACCGGCGTCAGCCCCGAAGCTGGCGCGCCCGGCGGCTCGGCCAGCGTGATCAAGGGCGCCCTGCTGGGCATCCTGGGCGGCCTGGCCCTGACGGTCCCCGTTTGGCTCATCCTCATTGTCTACCCGGTCACGCGCATCTATCAGGAAGGCGGGCTGTTTGGGGTGCTGTTCGGCGTTCTGGGCGGCGCCGGGCTGGGTGGTCTGTTCGGCGCCCTGGCCGGCAGTGACCACGGCGACTACGTGAAGCTGCTGCGCCGCATGGGCGTTCCCGCTGCACAGGCCGAGAAGTTTTACCAGGGGCTGCGGGGCGGGCACGTCATGGTGATTGCCCGTGACCCCAATGGTGCGCGCACCGATGAGGCGCTGAGCCTGATGAGAAAGTTTGGCGCGGTCAAGCTGGATGATGTGGTGGGCGGCGGGCAGCTGCAGAGTGAGCGTACGGGCAACAACGGCCACTAA
- a CDS encoding aminotransferase class IV, with protein sequence MKPLPDELNQPAWLHGASAFTTVRTRHGTALHWPAHLDRLRSTCAFLGLPAPDHVLPTFDALPWGLLRVTVTEGGTFWSHRTLTPGPRPSGVTVRLTDVQVHPQLAAHKTGNYLPARLAARQAAPAFEGWLQDAGGHVVDGSRTAPLLELDGELVVPAGGLPSITRAAALAGRSHVTRLAHRTDLPRITRAWICGSGVGVVPVQKIEGPELNLALPTTWLTTADPALVWPE encoded by the coding sequence ATGAAGCCCCTGCCCGACGAGCTGAACCAGCCCGCCTGGCTGCACGGGGCGTCGGCCTTCACGACCGTACGGACCCGGCACGGCACAGCGCTCCACTGGCCCGCCCACCTGGACCGGCTGCGTAGCACCTGCGCCTTTCTGGGCCTGCCTGCGCCGGACCACGTTCTGCCCACCTTTGACGCCCTTCCCTGGGGCCTGCTGCGCGTCACGGTGACCGAGGGCGGCACCTTCTGGTCCCACCGTACCCTGACCCCTGGCCCCCGCCCATCCGGCGTGACGGTGCGCCTGACGGACGTGCAGGTTCACCCTCAACTGGCCGCCCACAAGACGGGCAACTATCTGCCCGCCCGTCTGGCGGCCAGGCAGGCGGCCCCCGCCTTTGAAGGCTGGCTGCAGGACGCTGGCGGCCACGTTGTGGACGGCAGCCGGACGGCACCACTGCTGGAACTGGACGGCGAGCTGGTGGTGCCCGCCGGCGGCCTGCCCAGCATCACGCGGGCGGCGGCTCTGGCGGGGCGATCCCACGTCACGCGCCTGGCCCACAGGACCGACCTGCCCCGCATCACCCGCGCCTGGATCTGCGGCAGCGGCGTGGGTGTGGTGCCTGTGCAGAAGATTGAGGGGCCAGAATTAAACTTAGCTCTGCCGACCACCTGGCTGACCACGGCGGACCCTGCGCTGGTATGGCCGGAGTGA